A region from the Vicia villosa cultivar HV-30 ecotype Madison, WI linkage group LG3, Vvil1.0, whole genome shotgun sequence genome encodes:
- the LOC131659050 gene encoding uncharacterized protein LOC131659050: protein MLEREMMDMFINTLEGQYYSACSPSSSFADLVMIGERIESGIKAGRIQNPSAASSSFGTGGKKPYNGFAKKREGETSAAYYGGGRNQAYQQVAAVTIPNVPFQDQQQGYPPRQYQQRPKLPERVFDSIPMTYAQVLPYLLDLNLVQLRTLATPAKLPASWDANARCEFHYGSLGHNIENCKALKHKVQDLLDSKAIEFTPTQGPNFVQNPMPPHGAHAENAIEVVEDAHLVKDVIELGSLLPLLKKELLRMGLYAGCGEFCTDCMVISSVCDKVKSGIQQLMDSGYLQIERVRRPEMVENEVNVASIPYTPAKIPIHARAPPLAITLSGPVPYNSEKAIPWNYGGEVFYQGAKYEIKMPVEKEDVNNVVGVGRMTRNGRIFNPPQNARDDNAEALAQAKRKRVVEDTVDQGQSSNSEDTVAKEMEEFLKIIKKSEYKVVDQLSQTQSKISILQLLLCSETHRNALLKLLSTAFVPLEISVNQLEGVVSNINAGNGLGFTDADLPSEGRNHNRALHISVECKGTMLSRVLVDTGSSLNVLPKSSLMRLDYSGVEIRPSELTVRAFDGSKRSVFGEVDLPIMIGPQLFTITFFVMDIHPSYSCLLGRP from the coding sequence ATGCTGGAAAGAGAGATGATGGACATGTTCATTAATACTCTAGAGGGCCAATATTACTCCGCCTGCTCTCCATCTTCGAGCTTCGCCGATCTGGTTATGATTGGTGAACGAATTGAAAGTGGGATTAAGGCTGGAAGAATACAGAATCCAAGTGCTGCTAGTTCTTCCTTTGGGACTGGTGGAAAGAAGCCATACAACGGATTTGCCAAGAAAAGAGAGGGCGAGACTAGTGCTGCTTACTATGGTGGAGGCAGAAATCAGGCTTATCAACAAGTAGCCGCTGTGACTATACCAAATGTTCCTttccaagatcaacaacaagGGTATCCACCACGACAGTATCAACAACGACCGAAACTGCCAGAAAGGGTTTTTGATTCGATCCCGatgacatatgcacaagtattgcCATATCTCCTCGATTTGAATTTGGTCCAATTGAGGACTCTGGCCACTCCTGCTAAGTTGCCTGCCAGTTGGGATGCCAATGCAAGATGTGAGTTCCACTATGGGTCACTTGGACATAATATTGAAAACTGTAAAGCATTGAAGCATaaagtccaggatcttctcgaCTCTAAAGCCATCGAGTTCACTCCTACTCAAGGACCTAATTTTGTTCAGAATCCTATGCCTCCCCATGGAGCTCATGCGGAAAATGCCATTGAGGTTGTTGAAGATGCTCACCTGGTCAAGGATGTGATCGAATTGGGCTCATTGTTGCCATTATTGAAGAAGGAACTATTGAGGATGGGTCTATACGCTGGTTGTGGAGAATTCTGTACTGATTGCATGGTCATTTCCTCAGTTTGTGATAAGGTGAAAAGTGGGATTCAACAGTTGATGGATAGTGGGTACCTACAGATTGAGCGTGTGCGACGTCCGGAAATGGTTGAGAACGAGGTTAACGTGGCTTCCATTCCGTATACTCCGGCCAAGATTCCAATTCATGCTAGAGCACCTCCTTTGGCCATTACATTGTCTGGTCCCGTCCCGTATAACAGTGAAAAAGCAATCCCATGGAATTATGGGGGAGAAGTTTTCTACCAAGGGGCCAAGTACGAGATTAAAATGCCAGTTGAGAAAGAAGATGTGAATAATGTCGTTGGAGTTGGGAGAATGACAAGGAATGGTCGTATTTTCAATCCTCCTCAGAATGCCCGTGATGATAATGCCGAAGCTCTAGCTCAGGCTAAAAGGAAAAGAGTGGTAGAAGATACAGTGGATCAAGGACAAAGCTCTAATTCTGAAGACACTGTAGCCAAAGAAATGGAAGAGTTCCTAAAGATCATCAAGAAAAGTGAGTATAAAGTGGTTGACCAGCTGAGTCAAACTCAATCAAAGATTTCGATCTTGCAGTTGCTCTTGTGTTCGGAGACACATCGAAatgctttgttgaaacttttaaGTACCGCCTTTGTCCCTCTGGAGATCTCAGTGAATCAACTTGAAGGGGTGGTGTCAAACATCAATGCTGGTAATGGATTGGGATTCACCGATGCAGACTTGCCTTCCGAAGGTAGAAACCACAATAGAGCTTTGCATATATCGGTAGAGTGTAAAGGGACTATGTTATCACGTGTTCTCGTGGATACTGGATCATCTTTGAATGTACTACCGAAGTCGTCCTTGATGAGGCTGGATTATTCTGGTGTTGAGATAAGGCCGAGTGAATTGACAGTGAGAGCCTTTGATGGCTCAAAGAGATCAGTGTTTGGGGAGGTTGACTTGCCGATAATGATAGGCCCTCAGCTCTTCACTATTACTTTCTTCGTGATGGATATCCACCCGTCTTACAGTTGTCTCCTGGGACGCCCATAG
- the LOC131659051 gene encoding uncharacterized protein LOC131659051 encodes MRPGRKNTYSNTFLDPNLDSLKGLANQITLDELTKFKQDYGRIIYFLKTPFTKYEREGVHTLLQFYNPSLRCFTFPDYHLVPTLEEYSLFLGISIKEQIPYLSTMKAPTSLEIAKALYLSKSVVEANLKEKGNYQGFHLEFLVQTAYDAIAAKEWDTYRAILALSIYGIAMFPNVVNFVDINVIHIFILKNPVPTLLGDVYHSIHHRNGRKGRLVQCCAPLLYRWFRSHLSERGPFVDNRHTSRWADRIMGLEIDFPGGKFNKIRREV; translated from the exons ATGAGGCCTGGCAGAAAAAACACCTACTCCAACACCTTCCTGGATCCGAATCTGGATTCTCTCAAGGGGTTGGCAAATCAGATTACACTAGATGAGTTgaccaagttcaaacaagattaTGGGAGAATTATCTACTTCCTCAAGACACCATTTACCAAGTACGAGCGGGAAGGAGTTCACACTTTACTCCAATTCTATAACCCTTCTCTCCGTTGTTTCACATTTCCTGACTATCACTTGGTTCCTACCTTGGAAGAATACTCTCTTTTTCTCGGCATCTCCATCAAAGAGCAGATACCATACCTTAGTACGATGAAAGCTCCCACTTCTCTTGAAATTGcaaaggctctttatttgagcaaatcAGTTGTGGAAGCAAACCTCAAAGAGAAAGGAAATTATCAAGGGTTCCACTTAGAGTTCTTGGTTCAGACAGCTTATGACGCCATTGCGGCTAAGGAATGGGATACATATAGAGCTATCTTGGCCTTGAGTATCTATGGCATAGCAATGTTTCCAAATGTGGTCAATTTTGTGGACATAAACGTGATCCATATCTTCATTCTGAAGAATCCAGTTCCTACACTCCTAGGCGACGTTTACCACTCAATACATCACAGAAATGGCCGAAAAGGGAGGTTGGTCCAATGTTGTGCTCCATTATTGTACCGTTGGTTTAGATCTCATCTTTCTGAGCGTGGTCCTTTTGTTGACAATAGGCACACATCGAGGTGGGCTGATAGAATCATGGGGCtg gaaatcgatttccctgggggGAAATTCAATAAAATAAGGAGGGAAgtatga